One Porphyromonas pogonae genomic region harbors:
- a CDS encoding IMPACT family protein, giving the protein MSQDTYRTIETPSEGLFTDKRSKFISFALPVTSVEQAMEILSIYRKKFYDARHICWAYRLGSQGELYRFNDDGEPSGTAGKPIYGQLLSYDLTDIMVLVVRYFGGVKLGTGGLIVAYRNATISALEIVNVIEKIVNSEIIVNFAYELLGEVMRIVKDFDAKITEQDFRENCRIKLSVRMDNEVPIRNKLESIYGIALEE; this is encoded by the coding sequence ATGTCACAAGATACTTACCGCACCATAGAAACCCCTTCCGAAGGCCTATTCACAGACAAGCGGAGCAAGTTTATCAGTTTTGCTCTGCCGGTCACATCTGTGGAGCAAGCCATGGAGATCTTGAGCATATATCGCAAGAAGTTCTATGATGCCCGACACATATGCTGGGCATATCGCCTGGGGTCGCAAGGCGAACTCTATAGATTCAATGACGATGGCGAACCCTCAGGCACAGCCGGCAAACCTATATATGGGCAGTTACTATCCTATGACCTCACGGACATCATGGTATTGGTGGTACGCTACTTTGGTGGTGTCAAGTTGGGTACGGGCGGGCTCATCGTTGCTTATCGCAATGCTACTATTTCCGCTTTGGAAATTGTCAATGTGATAGAAAAAATTGTAAATTCTGAAATTATTGTTAACTTTGCATACGAATTGCTCGGGGAAGTCATGAGGATTGTCAAAGATTTTGATGCCAAGATCACGGAGCAAGATTTTAGAGAAAATTGCCGAATCAAGCTATCGGTAAGGATGGACAATGAAGTTCCGATAAGGAATAAACTTGAAAGTATTTATGGTATTGCTCTTGAGGAGTAG
- a CDS encoding sigma-70 family RNA polymerase sigma factor translates to MRQTANETSGFDLEKWIDDYYKKLLDKAYYLLSDKEDAKDVVQEVFLSAYKSQSSFEGKSSPLTWLTSILQNKVADIYKKRYNTSAQSASFETFFDKNGEWMDTDVADSWGDDYTVSALLDDDSFCTILDECLGYLPQQWQVVVNKCYLQQQKAKEICDELNLSMSNYWKLLQRSRLQLRKCIDVNWFKN, encoded by the coding sequence ATGCGACAAACCGCAAATGAGACATCAGGCTTTGATTTGGAGAAATGGATTGATGACTACTATAAAAAGCTTTTGGACAAAGCATATTATTTACTCTCCGATAAAGAGGATGCCAAAGACGTAGTGCAGGAGGTTTTCTTATCGGCGTACAAAAGCCAAAGCTCGTTCGAAGGCAAGAGCTCTCCTCTGACGTGGCTCACCAGCATCTTGCAAAACAAAGTCGCAGATATTTATAAGAAGCGATACAATACCTCGGCACAATCGGCCTCTTTCGAAACCTTTTTCGATAAAAACGGTGAGTGGATGGATACCGACGTTGCAGACTCGTGGGGCGATGACTATACGGTGAGTGCTTTACTCGACGATGACAGCTTCTGCACCATACTCGATGAATGCCTCGGCTATCTCCCTCAGCAATGGCAGGTAGTGGTAAATAAATGCTATCTCCAACAACAAAAAGCAAAAGAGATATGCGACGAACTCAACCTCTCGATGAGTAATTACTGGAAACTCTTACAAAGGAGTCGTCTCCAACTGAGAAAATGTATCGATGTCAATTGGTTCAAAAATTAA
- a CDS encoding YjjG family noncanonical pyrimidine nucleotidase, with amino-acid sequence MIKNIFIDLDDTLWDTYHNNKESLEELFDALDWGRYYESFETFFSIYMPHNEYLWGQYRQGNIDKSTLIVERFRQPLKGYLELSDHEILSLNKDFLLTTGRKTGLCEGAIEVMEYLHRYYKVYILSNGFREIQQAKLHHSGLEPYVHQMILSEDAGINKPHKKIFDFALMRTASRRTESIMIGDSWEADIIGAHQAQLPSVWYNPKKQSVPAQSVCSPLHIIEHLTELTHIF; translated from the coding sequence ATGATCAAAAACATCTTTATTGATCTGGATGATACCCTGTGGGATACGTACCACAACAATAAAGAAAGTCTCGAAGAACTCTTTGACGCCCTCGATTGGGGGCGTTACTATGAGTCTTTCGAGACTTTTTTCTCTATCTACATGCCTCACAATGAATACCTGTGGGGGCAGTACAGACAGGGTAATATAGACAAGTCCACACTCATAGTAGAGCGCTTCAGACAACCGCTCAAAGGATATCTCGAGCTTTCGGATCATGAAATACTAAGTCTGAACAAAGACTTCTTACTCACCACCGGTCGCAAGACCGGGCTGTGCGAAGGAGCTATTGAGGTGATGGAATACCTGCACAGATATTACAAAGTATATATCCTGAGCAACGGCTTCAGGGAAATACAGCAGGCCAAACTACACCATAGCGGGCTGGAGCCTTATGTGCATCAGATGATACTTTCCGAAGATGCAGGGATCAACAAGCCTCACAAGAAAATATTTGACTTTGCACTGATGAGAACCGCTTCCCGCCGTACGGAATCGATCATGATCGGAGACAGCTGGGAAGCAGATATCATAGGAGCTCACCAAGCCCAATTACCATCAGTATGGTACAATCCCAAAAAACAGAGTGTGCCGGCACAAAGTGTCTGTTCCCCCCTGCATATCATAGAGCATCTCACCGAACTCACTCACATCTTTTAG
- the rsmI gene encoding 16S rRNA (cytidine(1402)-2'-O)-methyltransferase — MAKLTLVPTPIGNLEDITLRAIRVLKESDLILAEDTRTSKVLLNHYEIKCPMLSHHKFNEHKTVDSIAQRIDAGENIALITDAGTPGISDPGFLLVRECVSRGIEVECLPGATAFVPALVSSGLPADKFIFEGFLPVKKGRQTKMRHMAQEDKTVIIYESPYRVLKTLTQLADFYNPETPAAAMREISKLHEQTVRGSLQELIAHFTVHEPRGEFVIVIGRNQILDNNTN, encoded by the coding sequence ATGGCAAAGCTCACTCTTGTACCTACACCTATAGGCAATCTTGAGGATATTACTCTCAGAGCCATCCGTGTGTTGAAGGAGAGTGACCTGATCTTGGCAGAAGACACCCGCACCAGCAAGGTGCTTCTGAATCACTATGAAATCAAATGTCCCATGCTTAGTCACCATAAATTTAATGAGCATAAGACAGTGGATTCTATAGCCCAACGTATTGATGCGGGAGAAAACATAGCCCTGATTACCGATGCAGGTACACCGGGTATAAGTGATCCCGGTTTTTTGCTGGTGAGAGAGTGTGTAAGCCGTGGTATAGAAGTAGAGTGCCTGCCGGGAGCCACTGCCTTTGTACCGGCTCTGGTATCCTCAGGACTACCGGCAGACAAATTTATATTTGAGGGATTTCTTCCCGTCAAGAAAGGTCGCCAAACCAAAATGAGACATATGGCTCAGGAGGACAAAACGGTGATTATATACGAATCGCCATACCGCGTACTCAAAACACTCACGCAACTTGCAGATTTTTATAACCCGGAAACTCCCGCAGCAGCAATGCGAGAGATAAGTAAGCTACACGAACAAACTGTAAGAGGCTCCCTGCAAGAACTCATTGCTCACTTTACGGTCCATGAGCCTCGCGGTGAATTTGTAATCGTAATAGGAAGAAATCAGATATTGGATAATAATACTAACTAA
- a CDS encoding DUF417 family protein, with the protein MKSIVRILTTPSPLLARIGYYIAALGIVMIMIWIGIFKFTPTEAAAIKPLVENHFLMSWLYHFLTVQQVSNLFGIIEIITGLFLLLSLMYDALRPYAALCVTSTFLLTLSFLFTTPGVWRVVDGVTVTDFFILKDLPMLGLGLMYMRPSPYSLQ; encoded by the coding sequence ATGAAATCAATTGTAAGAATCCTCACCACACCTTCTCCTTTGCTGGCACGCATAGGGTATTATATCGCAGCATTGGGAATAGTCATGATCATGATATGGATAGGTATCTTCAAGTTTACGCCCACTGAGGCTGCCGCCATCAAGCCACTTGTAGAAAATCACTTCCTGATGTCGTGGCTATATCACTTCTTGACCGTGCAGCAGGTATCAAACCTCTTTGGCATTATAGAGATCATTACAGGCTTGTTCTTGCTACTGAGCCTTATGTACGATGCACTACGTCCTTACGCTGCTCTCTGTGTAACAAGTACCTTTTTGCTCACGCTGAGTTTTCTTTTCACTACACCCGGTGTGTGGAGAGTGGTAGATGGAGTAACCGTCACAGACTTCTTTATTCTCAAAGATCTGCCTATGCTGGGGCTGGGATTGATGTATATGCGACCTTCGCCTTATTCACTTCAATAA
- a CDS encoding spondin domain-containing protein, whose amino-acid sequence MKKSRLVATLFALASIAMVSCNKGDDKAMPEHKSSMISFENVVKPKDFVQSGSFKGVGGPGVNMPVVLPGSSISFKFNAGKGQALMFATMYGKSKDWFFAPENPGLNLYDDKGMPMTGDVSNQIKLWDNGSKNNETGAAENNNVMQVPGVDASKLMRLMLDYNATTSEFTLTITNTSRGTSHETPFSPGVWAVSNVLGGKLLNDMPFYKAGAKSNPEITAIAEMGNNMPLVKKIADNTGIITGISPAIVVIYTGNVNPLFVVGKKDAGMGLSSLAQKDDATALKSALEKMPQVKKVYIAGNAPIGPGQKAHVMYDFAEGDHIAYATMFGYSNDWFYANNSMIAAGLKGDVTAMTALFDDGTAVDQYPGAGNAQALFGGKPIKEDKNIIEVGKMFPVLATDKVLRVILK is encoded by the coding sequence ATGAAAAAGTCCCGATTAGTAGCAACACTGTTTGCATTGGCTTCTATAGCTATGGTCTCCTGTAATAAAGGTGATGACAAGGCTATGCCCGAGCACAAATCCTCCATGATCTCATTTGAAAATGTGGTGAAGCCTAAAGATTTTGTACAGAGTGGTTCGTTCAAGGGTGTGGGTGGTCCCGGTGTAAATATGCCAGTAGTATTGCCTGGGTCGAGCATAAGCTTTAAGTTCAACGCCGGTAAAGGGCAGGCACTCATGTTTGCCACTATGTATGGCAAATCCAAAGACTGGTTCTTCGCTCCGGAAAATCCAGGACTCAATCTTTACGACGATAAAGGAATGCCCATGACAGGTGACGTTTCTAATCAAATAAAGTTGTGGGATAATGGCTCTAAAAATAATGAAACGGGTGCAGCTGAGAATAATAACGTAATGCAAGTACCCGGTGTAGATGCTTCCAAACTCATGCGGCTCATGCTCGATTACAATGCCACTACTTCCGAGTTTACTCTCACCATCACCAATACCTCGCGGGGTACGTCGCACGAGACTCCTTTCTCTCCCGGTGTATGGGCGGTATCGAATGTGCTGGGTGGCAAACTACTCAATGATATGCCATTTTACAAAGCCGGGGCAAAATCCAATCCCGAGATTACAGCTATAGCAGAGATGGGCAATAATATGCCTCTCGTCAAGAAGATTGCCGATAATACCGGTATCATCACAGGTATATCTCCAGCCATCGTGGTTATTTATACCGGCAATGTGAATCCTTTGTTTGTAGTAGGAAAGAAAGATGCCGGTATGGGCCTTTCCAGTTTGGCACAGAAAGACGATGCTACTGCGCTCAAATCTGCTTTGGAAAAGATGCCGCAGGTAAAGAAGGTGTATATTGCCGGCAATGCTCCTATAGGGCCGGGACAGAAGGCTCATGTAATGTACGACTTTGCAGAAGGTGATCACATCGCTTACGCTACGATGTTTGGCTACTCCAACGACTGGTTTTATGCCAATAATAGTATGATTGCTGCCGGCCTCAAAGGCGATGTTACGGCCATGACTGCTCTCTTCGACGATGGTACGGCTGTAGATCAGTATCCCGGTGCGGGCAATGCCCAAGCACTCTTCGGAGGCAAGCCCATCAAAGAAGACAAAAACATCATAGAGGTAGGTAAGATGTTCCCTGTACTAGCTACGGATAAGGTATTGAGAGTTATTCTCAAATAA
- the recO gene encoding DNA repair protein RecO: MLLETNAIVLHTTRYNDRFNILHTYSQEAGRVNLLVPAASRTSKGKKGKISYPLLAEIAFSCEVRAHRTLHYLKEAYPVSPHPTLQQHVAKQGIAIMLSEILYRILTVSEKDDELYHFVSQSLNLLESITTGFANFHLVFLLRLPIYLGISADYEDIVIQQRLHPHYWFDLHETRFVPSAPLANTGIPPSEAVFLPLIVRMNYSNMRYFRFNRLQRRMIIDHLISYYRLHLPPFPPLKSPDILKAMYD; encoded by the coding sequence GTGCTTCTCGAGACTAACGCCATAGTGCTGCATACGACTCGGTACAATGACCGCTTCAACATCCTGCATACCTATTCGCAGGAAGCAGGAAGAGTAAATCTGCTTGTACCGGCAGCCTCACGCACATCCAAAGGCAAAAAAGGAAAGATCTCATATCCCCTTCTCGCAGAGATAGCCTTTAGCTGCGAAGTACGTGCGCACCGCACGTTGCACTACCTCAAAGAAGCCTACCCGGTATCACCCCACCCCACTCTACAGCAACATGTGGCCAAGCAGGGCATAGCCATAATGCTCTCCGAAATACTCTACCGCATACTCACCGTAAGCGAAAAAGACGATGAGCTGTACCATTTCGTAAGCCAATCCCTCAACCTCCTCGAATCCATCACTACCGGGTTTGCCAACTTTCATTTGGTATTTCTCCTTAGGCTACCCATTTATCTCGGTATATCAGCAGACTATGAAGACATAGTCATACAACAGCGCCTACACCCTCATTATTGGTTTGATCTGCACGAAACCCGCTTTGTACCGTCTGCCCCGTTAGCCAACACGGGTATTCCCCCAAGTGAAGCAGTCTTCTTACCTCTGATTGTAAGAATGAATTACAGTAACATGCGCTACTTTCGCTTCAATCGGTTGCAACGTCGCATGATCATCGACCATCTGATCTCTTACTACAGACTCCATCTGCCGCCATTCCCACCGCTCAAATCGCCCGATATCCTCAAGGCCATGTATGACTGA
- the msrB gene encoding peptide-methionine (R)-S-oxide reductase MsrB, translating to MKHIIASLAILLGGVWLVSQKTMTAQQAAQPNMKTMKEIYFAGGCFWGTEHFMKQIHGVEATEVGYSNGDKNLKKPTYEQVSRGNTGFAETVKVTYDPDIVSLELLVELYFKTTDPTSVNKQGNDRGEQYRTGIYYTDKADEPVIRTAVAALSKQYTRPVVVQVEPLTHFYVAEAYHQDYLDKHPQGYCHISPDLFDFARKANASRAKKSRPEPQAQYTRPDDATLKARLSAEQYAVTQHNATERAFQNEYWNEKRAGIYVDITTGEPLFISTDKFESGCGWPSFSKPIDKSLIVDKRDLSYGMQRTEVRSKTGNAHLGHVFTDGPKEKGGLRYCINSASLKFIPKDKMKAAGYGDYLPLLEKK from the coding sequence ATGAAACATATAATAGCTTCTCTGGCTATACTCCTGGGGGGAGTATGGCTGGTATCACAAAAAACAATGACAGCACAACAAGCTGCCCAACCGAATATGAAAACGATGAAAGAAATCTATTTTGCAGGAGGATGCTTCTGGGGTACGGAGCATTTTATGAAACAGATACACGGTGTGGAGGCTACGGAGGTAGGCTATTCCAATGGCGATAAAAACCTCAAAAAACCTACCTACGAACAAGTATCCCGTGGTAATACCGGCTTTGCCGAAACGGTAAAGGTGACCTATGATCCCGATATTGTATCGTTGGAGTTATTGGTAGAGCTATACTTCAAGACTACAGATCCTACAAGTGTAAATAAGCAAGGCAATGACCGTGGCGAGCAGTACCGTACAGGCATATACTATACCGATAAGGCAGATGAGCCTGTAATACGCACGGCTGTAGCAGCATTGTCCAAGCAATATACCCGGCCGGTAGTGGTGCAGGTAGAACCTCTCACTCACTTCTATGTAGCAGAGGCATACCATCAGGATTATCTCGACAAGCACCCCCAAGGTTATTGCCATATCAGCCCGGACTTGTTTGACTTTGCCAGAAAAGCCAACGCCAGTAGAGCCAAGAAATCCAGGCCCGAACCGCAAGCACAATATACAAGGCCGGACGATGCCACACTCAAGGCTCGTCTCTCCGCCGAGCAGTATGCCGTGACGCAGCACAATGCTACCGAGCGAGCTTTCCAAAATGAATACTGGAACGAAAAAAGAGCGGGTATCTATGTGGATATCACCACTGGCGAACCACTCTTTATCTCTACCGATAAGTTTGAGTCGGGTTGTGGCTGGCCCAGTTTCTCTAAACCTATAGATAAGAGCCTCATTGTTGATAAACGAGATCTCTCATACGGAATGCAGCGTACCGAGGTGCGTAGCAAGACCGGCAATGCTCATCTGGGACATGTCTTTACCGATGGACCCAAAGAGAAGGGGGGACTACGCTACTGCATCAATAGTGCTTCGCTCAAGTTTATTCCTAAAGACAAAATGAAAGCAGCAGGGTATGGAGATTACCTACCACTCCTGGAAAAGAAATAA
- a CDS encoding Cbp1 family collagen-binding glycoprotein adhesin — translation MKKNLLVAGAMVLALASCGKNSKSYKDLKVQYDSIALVNQNYEQDLRETDSLVASVLTNFQEISAVEGMINVNPMKGDMKMSDKDRIKDNMQLISDKLQASNNAINELNEKLAKSGKENYRLRNTLNALKKQLEDQKARVTQLTEELKRKDIAIGSLDSMVNNLHGDVSRLNEATAKQAADLAAQDKALNTVRFCIGTSSDLKDMNLMKNGRVVTENANMNYFTTTDMRELSQIPLMSKKAKLLTIHPASSYELVRGNDKMLTLSIKDPKAFWSSTKILIVEVD, via the coding sequence ATGAAGAAGAATTTATTGGTAGCAGGTGCTATGGTATTGGCTTTGGCATCTTGCGGAAAAAATTCAAAGTCGTACAAAGATCTTAAGGTTCAATACGACTCTATAGCCCTCGTCAACCAAAACTACGAGCAAGACCTGAGAGAAACAGACTCTTTGGTGGCTTCCGTATTGACAAACTTTCAGGAGATATCTGCTGTAGAAGGCATGATCAACGTAAACCCCATGAAGGGCGATATGAAGATGAGCGACAAAGATCGTATCAAGGACAACATGCAGCTCATCAGCGATAAACTACAGGCCAGCAACAATGCCATCAACGAACTCAACGAAAAACTTGCCAAAAGCGGTAAAGAAAATTACAGACTGCGCAATACACTGAACGCTCTCAAAAAACAACTCGAAGATCAGAAAGCACGTGTAACCCAGCTGACCGAAGAACTCAAGAGAAAAGACATTGCTATCGGCTCTTTGGATTCAATGGTAAACAACCTGCATGGCGATGTATCACGCCTCAACGAAGCTACTGCTAAGCAAGCTGCAGACCTCGCAGCTCAAGACAAAGCCCTCAATACAGTACGCTTCTGTATCGGTACTTCATCCGACCTCAAAGATATGAATCTGATGAAGAACGGACGTGTGGTGACAGAAAATGCCAACATGAATTACTTTACCACCACTGACATGCGAGAGCTCAGCCAGATACCTTTGATGTCCAAGAAAGCTAAGCTCCTGACCATACACCCCGCTTCTTCTTACGAGCTGGTACGTGGCAATGACAAAATGCTCACTCTAAGCATCAAGGATCCCAAAGCCTTCTGGAGTAGCACTAAAATTTTGATTGTAGAAGTAGATTAA
- a CDS encoding lipocalin family protein produces MKVEKKIIVATLAFTGLITLMAGCGSQKPPKAVPVTNFDKDRYLGKWYEIARFDFSFERNLNNTTANYSLNKDGSIRVINKGYNYKKKHWSESTGKAKFVGDPTVAMLKVSFFGPFYSGYNVIDLDDDYRYALIAGKSLDYLWILSRETTIPAKIKDRFLKKAVEIGFDVDKLIWVEHTPANK; encoded by the coding sequence ATGAAAGTAGAGAAGAAAATCATTGTAGCCACGCTGGCTTTTACAGGGCTTATTACATTAATGGCAGGGTGCGGATCACAAAAACCGCCGAAAGCCGTACCCGTGACAAACTTCGACAAAGATCGGTATCTTGGCAAATGGTATGAGATTGCAAGGTTTGATTTCTCATTCGAACGCAACCTCAACAACACTACAGCCAACTATTCGCTCAATAAAGACGGCTCCATCAGAGTTATTAACAAAGGATACAATTATAAAAAGAAACATTGGTCCGAATCCACAGGTAAGGCCAAATTTGTGGGAGACCCCACAGTAGCCATGCTCAAGGTTTCGTTCTTCGGGCCTTTTTATTCAGGATACAATGTTATAGATCTTGACGATGACTACAGATATGCTTTGATCGCAGGCAAAAGCCTCGATTACCTCTGGATCTTATCACGTGAGACTACCATTCCGGCCAAGATCAAGGACCGCTTTCTCAAAAAAGCCGTGGAAATAGGATTCGATGTAGATAAGCTTATCTGGGTAGAGCATACGCCGGCAAATAAATAG
- a CDS encoding S9 family peptidase, which produces MNKKISFTLFIIALMSLPLMAQNGSKKIEIRDITSGVFYARGAGKGFRSMPDGEHYTITSPDRKAILKYSFATGKLTDTLFSVKTAHECTFDKFDDYEISDNGLHILLYTDTEPIYRRSSRFDAFHYDVRRNRVEPLSKQKGKVMIPTFSPDGRMVAFVRDNNIFIKKFDFDTEVQVTDDGKFNSIINGATDWVYEEEFEVTNLMSWSADNNYLSYVRSDETKVPQYNMPIYMGSLYPVDYSYKYPKAGEPNSIVTLFIYNVGDRSTKNVNLGLTPDDYIPRIAFTKEADALAVMTLNRDQNDFKMYYVHPQTLIPKMVFQEKNKAYIDNKHINKIEFIPNGFVYISEKSGYSHIGLYSSKGVEQRQITQGNWDVTEYYGMDGKGNVYYQSAEESPMRRSVYKVDAKGNKTKLSTEEGTNNAIFSSNMAYYFNTYSNINTPSVTAVYATGKTTPLRVLEDNAKLNTFLEQYNFGQKEFITLKNGVGDDLNAWILRPKNFDSAKKYPVLMVQYSGPNSQEVLDKYDFGWEYYLANQGYIVACVDGRGTGARGEAWRKCTYLRLGILESDDQIAAAKSLGALPYVDASRIGIWGWSFGGYTTLMCMSRGNGVFKAGIAVAAPTDWHFYDTIYTERYMRTPKQNPQGYKETSVLGVVNNLKGNLLLIHGSADDNVHLQNYMYVTEAMVQSNIQYETAIYTDKNHGIYGGHTRNHLYTRMADFVLKNL; this is translated from the coding sequence ATGAACAAGAAAATATCTTTTACCTTATTTATTATCGCGTTGATGAGCCTGCCTCTCATGGCTCAGAACGGTTCTAAGAAGATAGAAATCAGAGATATCACATCCGGAGTCTTCTATGCCAGAGGAGCAGGAAAGGGCTTTCGCTCTATGCCAGATGGAGAGCACTATACTATAACGAGCCCTGACCGCAAGGCGATACTAAAATATAGTTTTGCCACAGGCAAGCTCACTGATACTCTATTCAGCGTGAAGACAGCCCATGAGTGCACCTTCGACAAATTCGATGATTATGAGATCAGTGACAACGGACTTCATATCTTATTATATACTGATACGGAACCTATTTATCGCAGATCATCACGCTTCGATGCCTTTCATTATGATGTGCGTCGCAACCGTGTAGAGCCACTGAGTAAGCAGAAAGGCAAGGTGATGATACCTACCTTTAGCCCTGATGGTCGTATGGTGGCTTTTGTGCGTGACAATAATATCTTTATCAAGAAATTTGATTTTGATACAGAAGTACAGGTTACGGATGATGGTAAGTTCAACAGTATAATTAACGGCGCTACCGACTGGGTGTATGAAGAAGAGTTCGAAGTGACCAACCTGATGTCTTGGAGTGCCGATAATAACTACCTCAGCTATGTGCGCTCGGACGAAACCAAGGTGCCACAATATAATATGCCTATATATATGGGTTCTCTTTATCCTGTGGATTACTCGTACAAATACCCTAAGGCTGGAGAACCGAATTCTATCGTTACACTATTTATATATAATGTAGGGGATAGAAGTACGAAAAATGTAAATCTGGGACTCACTCCTGATGATTATATCCCGCGTATCGCCTTTACTAAAGAAGCGGATGCTTTGGCTGTAATGACGCTGAATCGTGATCAGAATGATTTTAAGATGTACTATGTGCATCCGCAAACTCTTATCCCCAAGATGGTATTTCAGGAGAAGAATAAAGCTTATATAGATAATAAACATATCAACAAGATAGAATTTATCCCCAATGGGTTTGTTTATATCAGTGAAAAAAGCGGTTATTCACACATTGGGCTCTACAGCTCCAAAGGAGTGGAGCAGCGACAGATCACTCAGGGTAATTGGGATGTAACGGAGTATTACGGCATGGATGGTAAGGGCAACGTCTATTATCAGTCGGCAGAGGAGAGCCCTATGCGCCGTAGCGTATATAAAGTAGATGCCAAGGGGAACAAAACTAAGCTGAGTACCGAGGAGGGAACCAACAATGCCATCTTTAGCAGTAATATGGCTTATTACTTCAATACTTACAGTAATATCAACACACCTTCAGTAACCGCTGTATATGCCACCGGCAAGACCACGCCTCTGCGTGTGCTGGAGGATAATGCCAAGCTCAATACATTTCTTGAGCAATACAATTTCGGACAAAAGGAATTTATAACGCTCAAAAACGGTGTGGGCGATGACCTGAACGCTTGGATACTAAGGCCTAAGAATTTCGACTCCGCCAAGAAATACCCCGTGCTCATGGTGCAATATAGTGGGCCTAACTCTCAGGAAGTACTGGATAAGTATGACTTCGGATGGGAATACTACCTTGCCAACCAAGGTTATATAGTAGCCTGTGTAGACGGCAGAGGCACCGGTGCCAGAGGTGAAGCATGGCGTAAGTGTACTTATTTGCGACTGGGTATCCTTGAGAGTGACGACCAGATCGCTGCAGCCAAGAGCTTGGGAGCTTTGCCTTATGTAGATGCATCACGCATCGGTATCTGGGGGTGGAGTTTCGGCGGGTATACTACGCTCATGTGTATGTCACGCGGCAATGGTGTGTTCAAAGCCGGTATCGCCGTAGCAGCTCCCACCGACTGGCACTTCTACGATACGATCTATACGGAGCGATATATGCGCACGCCCAAGCAGAATCCTCAAGGCTATAAGGAGACTTCGGTATTGGGCGTTGTAAACAATCTCAAAGGAAATCTGCTTCTTATACATGGAAGTGCCGATGATAACGTGCATCTCCAAAACTATATGTATGTAACGGAAGCGATGGTTCAGAGTAATATACAGTATGAAACAGCTATTTATACCGATAAAAATCACGGTATCTATGGCGGCCATACGCGCAATCATCTTTATACGCGTATGGCAGACTTCGTGCTCAAGAACCTTTAA